Proteins co-encoded in one Rubinisphaera margarita genomic window:
- a CDS encoding sulfatase family protein, whose protein sequence is MNCRTSTIPLIVTIFSVLAMAVAPSRAADSPPNIVLILCDNLGYGDIEPFGSEKHRTPHLNQLTKNGRKFTHFYSASGVCTPSRAALMTGCYPQRVDMAITDGAVLRPVSPIGLNPQEWTIAEHMQQAGYSTAAFGKWHLGDQPPFLPTSQGFDHYEGIPYSDDMTPREGQIWPPLPLMKNTEVVSAPVDRNLLTRDLNRAACDWIREHKDEPFFVYMPECMPGSTRAPFASDDFRGKSKNGPWGDSIEELDWSVGQVVKTLEELGLTEKTLLIWTSDNGAPRRNPEQGSNGPLGGWGYTTHEGGQRVPCIMSWPGTIPAGTECDELTTMMDFYPTFVGLSGAPLKSDARRDGHDILGLMTGKENESPYEAFYYYQMDQLQAVRAGEWKLFLPIETRPRSANDRTRQQPEQLYNVAKDPGETNDVADQHPEIVKRLTALAAKGRKMLGDRGEPSDQVRPHGIFENPQPILLQR, encoded by the coding sequence GTGAACTGCCGAACTTCGACGATTCCGCTGATTGTCACTATCTTTTCTGTGCTGGCCATGGCCGTCGCACCATCGCGAGCCGCGGACTCGCCGCCCAACATCGTCCTCATTCTCTGCGACAACCTCGGTTACGGGGACATCGAACCGTTCGGCTCTGAAAAGCACCGCACACCGCATCTCAACCAGCTGACGAAGAACGGTCGGAAGTTCACCCACTTCTACTCCGCCAGCGGCGTCTGCACTCCGAGCCGGGCGGCGCTGATGACCGGGTGTTATCCCCAGCGGGTCGACATGGCGATTACCGATGGTGCGGTTCTGCGTCCTGTTTCGCCGATCGGGCTCAATCCACAGGAGTGGACGATCGCCGAACATATGCAGCAGGCCGGCTACTCGACCGCCGCGTTCGGGAAATGGCATCTCGGGGATCAGCCCCCGTTTCTTCCGACCAGTCAGGGTTTCGACCATTACGAAGGCATTCCCTACAGCGACGACATGACACCGCGCGAAGGTCAGATCTGGCCTCCACTGCCGTTGATGAAGAACACCGAAGTCGTTTCCGCTCCCGTCGACCGGAATCTGCTGACGCGGGATCTGAACCGGGCGGCCTGCGACTGGATTCGTGAGCATAAGGACGAGCCCTTTTTCGTCTACATGCCCGAATGTATGCCGGGCAGTACCCGGGCTCCCTTTGCCAGCGATGACTTTCGCGGCAAGTCGAAGAACGGCCCCTGGGGTGACTCGATCGAAGAACTTGACTGGTCCGTCGGGCAGGTTGTGAAAACTCTCGAAGAGCTTGGGCTGACGGAAAAGACGCTGCTCATCTGGACGTCGGACAACGGCGCTCCCCGCCGCAATCCGGAACAGGGATCAAACGGCCCGCTCGGAGGCTGGGGCTACACGACGCATGAAGGGGGCCAGCGTGTCCCGTGCATCATGAGCTGGCCCGGCACCATCCCGGCCGGCACCGAATGTGATGAACTGACCACGATGATGGACTTCTACCCGACCTTCGTCGGCCTGAGCGGAGCTCCGCTCAAATCCGATGCCCGGCGGGATGGGCACGACATCCTGGGCCTGATGACGGGCAAAGAGAACGAGAGCCCTTACGAGGCCTTCTATTACTACCAGATGGACCAACTCCAGGCCGTTCGAGCCGGCGAATGGAAACTCTTCCTGCCGATCGAAACGCGTCCCCGGTCCGCCAACGATCGCACTCGCCAGCAGCCCGAACAGCTCTACAACGTGGCAAAAGATCCCGGCGAGACAAACGACGTTGCCGATCAGCATCCCGAGATCGTGAAACGTCTGACTGCTCTCGCTGCCAAAGGCCGCAAGATGTTGGGCGATCGGGGCGAGCCGAGCGATCAGGTGCGGCCGCACGGCATCTTCGAGAACCCTCAACCGATTCTGCTGCAGCGATGA
- a CDS encoding alpha/beta hydrolase, translating to MPLDDQARLLLDTISMFSSRQLHEMTIEEARSRKQPVLGDSEPMHQLEDIQIPTRTGSIPARVYRPTAEIDPHAPLMVFIHGGGWVLGKLDDYDQLCRALAAATGSVLVSLDYRLAPESPYPCGLEDCIDAVEMLTAAEWTAHLDILPDADSMILAGDSAGGNLAAVVAHSYHGHGRVHIAGQILLYPVTDCDLGRASYQTNAEGYLLTTAAMKWFWEHYCPDELQRGLPTASPLQIDCCEGLPPTFIVTCEFDPLRDEGHAYANRLIDAGTDTIHHDIPGMIHGFMRYLHTFPQAQHLVTEIAEWVSRIPVPSSTIRR from the coding sequence ATGCCTTTGGATGATCAAGCCCGCCTGCTTCTCGACACCATTTCGATGTTCTCGTCCAGGCAGCTGCATGAAATGACGATCGAAGAAGCCCGCAGCCGCAAGCAACCGGTGCTCGGCGATTCGGAGCCGATGCATCAGCTGGAAGACATTCAGATCCCCACGCGGACCGGTTCCATTCCGGCTCGCGTCTACCGTCCCACGGCAGAGATCGATCCACATGCTCCGCTGATGGTCTTCATTCACGGCGGCGGCTGGGTGCTCGGCAAGCTCGACGATTACGACCAGCTCTGTCGAGCTCTGGCGGCGGCCACCGGTTCGGTGCTCGTCAGTCTCGACTACCGCCTTGCTCCGGAGTCCCCGTATCCCTGTGGGCTGGAAGACTGCATCGACGCCGTTGAAATGCTGACCGCTGCGGAATGGACCGCTCACCTCGACATCCTGCCTGATGCCGACAGCATGATCCTCGCTGGCGACAGCGCCGGGGGAAATCTGGCCGCCGTGGTGGCACATTCCTATCACGGCCACGGTCGTGTGCATATTGCCGGTCAGATTCTGCTTTATCCCGTGACCGACTGCGATCTCGGTCGCGCCTCCTATCAGACCAATGCTGAGGGCTATCTCCTGACCACGGCTGCGATGAAATGGTTCTGGGAGCATTACTGTCCCGATGAACTGCAACGGGGCCTGCCGACTGCTTCGCCGCTACAGATCGACTGCTGCGAAGGATTGCCGCCGACGTTCATTGTGACGTGCGAATTCGATCCCCTCCGCGATGAAGGGCATGCTTACGCCAATCGCCTGATCGACGCCGGCACCGACACGATTCATCACGACATCCCGGGGATGATCCACGGTTTCATGCGATATCTGCATACCTTCCCGCAGGCTCAGCACCTGGTGACCGAGATCGCCGAATGGGTCTCGCGAATCCCGGTTCCGAGTTCGACGATCCGCCGGTAA
- the acs gene encoding acetate--CoA ligase, translated as MSATDAGNIESVLHETRLFPPPAHFEPRVSFRSEAEYQQAWQHAKDNPAEFWGDLAKENLTWFEPFQNVMSGEMPETKWYEGGKINASYQCIDRHIEAGHGNKAAIIWEGEPGDVRVLRYQDLHREVCKFANVLKRMGIEAGDRVTLYMPMVPELAIAMLACARIGATHSIIFGGFSSDAVADRNNDAQAKLVITADAGWRRGKELPLKAAVDESLEKSLSVEKVIVYQRTGCDVTMVPDRDYWWHELMENESADCPAAELDSEHPLFILYTSGSTGKPKGVMHTTAGYILGAMMTTRWVFDLSPEDTYWCTADIGWITGHSYIVYGPLANGATTMMYEGAPNWPDEGRFWQLVEKYQVSLFYTAPTAIRAFMKWGDQWPQQYDLSSLRLLGTVGEPINPKAWMWYHTTIGGERCPIVDTWWQTETGGIMISPLPGITSTKPGSCTKPLPGVVPAIVDDQGNEIGENQGGLLVMTQPWPHMLRTLYGDHERFKDTYFSKIDGCYFAGDGARKDEDGYYWVMGRVDDVLNVSGHRLSTMEVESALVAHEAVTEAAVVGFPHDLKGEGICCFVSLKTGDGDDELKKELTQHVRKQIGAIATPDQIRFAAALPKTRSGKIMRRLLRDIAAGRESAGDTTTLEDYTVLAKLRDSDE; from the coding sequence ATGTCTGCGACCGATGCCGGCAATATCGAAAGCGTTCTGCACGAAACTCGCCTGTTCCCGCCTCCGGCTCATTTCGAGCCGCGAGTCAGTTTCCGCTCCGAAGCTGAATATCAGCAGGCCTGGCAGCACGCCAAGGACAACCCCGCCGAATTCTGGGGCGATCTGGCCAAAGAAAACCTGACCTGGTTCGAGCCGTTCCAGAATGTGATGTCGGGCGAGATGCCGGAAACGAAGTGGTACGAAGGCGGGAAAATCAACGCCAGCTACCAGTGCATCGATCGTCACATCGAAGCGGGTCACGGCAACAAGGCGGCTATCATCTGGGAAGGGGAGCCGGGCGACGTTCGCGTGCTCCGCTATCAGGATCTGCACCGCGAGGTCTGCAAGTTCGCCAACGTCCTGAAGCGGATGGGCATTGAAGCCGGCGATCGCGTCACCCTCTACATGCCGATGGTGCCGGAACTGGCGATCGCCATGCTCGCCTGTGCCCGCATCGGGGCGACTCACTCCATCATCTTCGGCGGTTTCAGCTCGGATGCCGTCGCTGATCGCAACAACGATGCTCAGGCGAAACTCGTCATCACGGCTGATGCCGGCTGGCGTCGTGGCAAAGAACTGCCGTTGAAAGCAGCCGTCGATGAAAGCCTCGAAAAGTCACTCAGCGTCGAGAAGGTGATCGTCTACCAGCGAACCGGCTGCGATGTCACCATGGTGCCCGATCGCGATTACTGGTGGCACGAGCTGATGGAGAATGAATCGGCCGACTGCCCGGCTGCTGAGCTCGACAGCGAACATCCGCTCTTCATTCTGTATACCTCGGGAAGCACGGGAAAGCCGAAAGGTGTGATGCACACCACGGCTGGGTACATTCTCGGTGCGATGATGACGACCCGCTGGGTCTTCGACCTGAGCCCGGAAGACACCTACTGGTGCACCGCCGACATCGGCTGGATTACCGGTCACAGCTACATCGTCTACGGTCCGCTGGCCAACGGGGCCACAACGATGATGTACGAAGGGGCTCCGAACTGGCCGGATGAAGGTCGTTTCTGGCAGCTCGTTGAGAAGTACCAGGTCTCGCTCTTCTACACCGCTCCGACGGCGATTCGTGCCTTCATGAAGTGGGGCGACCAGTGGCCGCAGCAGTACGATCTGTCGAGCCTGCGGTTGCTTGGCACGGTCGGCGAGCCGATCAATCCCAAGGCGTGGATGTGGTATCACACCACCATCGGCGGCGAGCGTTGTCCGATTGTTGATACCTGGTGGCAGACCGAAACGGGCGGCATCATGATCAGCCCACTGCCGGGAATCACCTCGACCAAACCGGGCAGCTGTACCAAGCCGCTTCCGGGCGTTGTGCCGGCTATTGTCGACGATCAGGGCAACGAAATCGGCGAGAATCAGGGCGGACTGCTGGTGATGACGCAGCCCTGGCCGCACATGTTGCGAACGCTCTACGGCGATCACGAACGGTTCAAGGATACCTACTTCTCCAAGATCGATGGCTGCTACTTTGCGGGCGATGGAGCCCGAAAGGATGAAGACGGTTACTACTGGGTGATGGGTCGCGTCGACGACGTGTTGAACGTCTCCGGGCATCGTCTGAGCACGATGGAAGTCGAGTCGGCTCTGGTCGCTCATGAAGCGGTGACCGAAGCAGCCGTGGTGGGCTTCCCTCACGATCTGAAGGGCGAAGGCATCTGCTGCTTCGTCTCACTGAAGACCGGTGACGGGGACGATGAGCTGAAGAAGGAACTGACCCAGCACGTCCGCAAGCAGATCGGTGCGATTGCGACGCCGGATCAGATCCGCTTCGCGGCTGCTCTGCCGAAGACCCGCTCCGGCAAAATTATGCGACGCCTTCTCCGCGACATCGCCGCCGGTCGCGAATCGGCGGGTGATACGACCACGCTGGAAGACTACACCGTCCTCGCCAAACTGCGGGACAGCGACGAGTAG